One genomic window of Dryobates pubescens isolate bDryPub1 chromosome 17, bDryPub1.pri, whole genome shotgun sequence includes the following:
- the MRPL46 gene encoding 39S ribosomal protein L46, mitochondrial produces the protein MAAAASSPRRGYRKARRERGGKVAAAVHCGPRATVMAAPGQRALGWGRWLCTAPAPRPWKLFGAMCLLRLPRITQPLTKDEEEMAALMGQIELEKSCYSDHEIRKMQEEEQLRRRKESGYDDVDEGPGKTVIMAQDLEEKWEQKFLQFEAAPRLTDADKSNNRTSLDRRLDSNLLLLVKQKVGNQELWLLPQAEWQPGETLRSTAERAMATVLGGHVQAKTLGNAPHGVYKYKFPRAIRTEDNLGAKVFFFKAFLQSSDLSQAELKRDCLWVTKEELGGYLKAEYLKKVNRFLLDL, from the exons ATGGCGGCGGCCGCGAGCTCCCCGCGGCGAGGTTACCGCAAAGCCCGACGGGAGCGAGGGGGAAAGGTGGCTGCCGCGGTGCATTGTGGGCCGCGCGCCACCGTGATGGCGGCGCCCGGGCAgcgagccctgggctggggtcGGTGGCTGTGTACCGCCCCCGCGCCTCGGCCCTGGAAGCTTTTCGGGGCGATgtgcctgctgaggctgccccgCATCACGCAGCCCCTCACGAAGGACGAGGAAGAGATGGCGGCCCTCATGGGGCAG ATAGAGCTGGAGAAAAGCTGCTATTCAGACCATGAAATCCGGAagatgcaggaggaggagcagctgaggaggaggaaggagagtggCTATGATGATGTTGATGAAGGACCTGGCAAAACTGTCATCATGGCTCAAGACCTGGAGGAGAAATGGGAACAGAAGTTCCTGCAGTTTGAAGCTGCTCCACGTTTAACAG ATGCTGACAAAAGCAACAACCGGACGTCGCTGGACAGGAGGCTGGACAGCAACCTGCTGCTTCTGGTCAAACAGAAGGTTGGCAACCAGGAGCTGTGGCTCCTGCCTCAAGCAGAATGGCAGCCTGGAGAGACACTGCGAAGCACAGCTGAGAGAGCCATGGCTACGGTTTTGG GAGGCCACGTTCAAGCCAAAACCCTGGGGAACGCACCACATGGGGTTTACAAGTATAAATTCCCCAGGGCCATCAGGACTGAGGACAACCTGGGAGCCAAAGTGTTCTTCTTCAAagccttcctccagagcagtgATTtgtcccaggcagagctgaagaGAGACTGCCTCTGGGTCacaaaggaggagctgggaggttaCTTGAAGGCAGAGTACCTGAAGAAAGTGAATCGGTTCCTTCTGGACTTgtaa